One bacterium genomic window carries:
- a CDS encoding BlaI/MecI/CopY family transcriptional regulator: MTDQPQLGLSRRERQIMDIVYRLGSATAHQVLAHLADPPGYSSIRAHLRILEDKGHLTHAQDGPRYVYAPTVPREEARRSVLQNLLRTFFDGSREKMMAALLDTRSAEIPAEELEAMSDLIERVRRKERS, from the coding sequence ATGACCGATCAACCGCAGCTGGGGCTGAGCCGGCGTGAACGCCAGATCATGGACATCGTCTACCGCCTCGGGTCCGCAACGGCCCACCAGGTGCTCGCACATCTGGCGGATCCGCCCGGATACTCGTCGATCAGGGCGCACCTGCGCATCCTGGAGGACAAGGGGCATCTCACCCACGCGCAGGACGGGCCCCGCTATGTGTACGCGCCGACGGTGCCGCGGGAGGAGGCCCGACGTTCGGTCCTGCAGAACCTGCTGCGCACCTTTTTCGACGGCAGCCGCGAAAAGATGATGGCGGCGTTGCTCGACACGCGATCGGCCGAGATCCCCGCCGAGGAACTCGAGGCCATGTCCGACCTCATCGAACGGGTGCGCAGAAAGGAGCGGTCATGA